Genomic segment of Malania oleifera isolate guangnan ecotype guangnan chromosome 7, ASM2987363v1, whole genome shotgun sequence:
TAAACCTAACATCTTTTTTCCATTtatgtatttaaatttatacatttttttaaagaaaaacaacactaaaaattaaaaaataaaaatgaatttgaaaCATTTCATGATCTTATTTAtttgaagaaaggaaaaaaataaattaagttaTTTAgtagaataaatataaaattaagagtatatatttattaaaaataaataaataaagttgaCATATAAGTAAATTATAAAAGTTTTTCTCAACTCATTATAATGTGTCTTGTTATTTGTCTAGCAAATTACAAGTGAGTAGGGATACATCAATGAGCGGGcgataatattttcatttcaccgGTTTGGTGCCACCTAATTAGGTTAGAAAGAGGAATTTATCTCATATACAAGAAAGCAAATTAGAATTTATTTtatgaattacatatttgtatatttaaaaGTTATtgtagatatcattttaaattttatataaatatgttaGAAACTAAAAAAATTCAGCAACATTTATTAATTTCCAAATGAACTGTTCTCATAAAGTTTTaccattttccaaaaaaatacttCACTTTCTGAAGTAAAAGAACATATGAGTcataaaaagaaaagataaaacgATAAAATTTGGAGTCGAATTTAAAGCATAATTTAATCTCtgatttaaaacttttctaattgaTTCAACCGAACTCTGATTTAATAATTTTATGATGGATTGAATTGGAGCTGAATTATAAACTCAATATTTTCGAATTAGTAATTAGTTCAAGTATCACTCTGCCAACTCAAATTGAATAGGCACCTGCACCAAATCTCCTTCACCAACAGTTTCAAATCTGAACTGAAACAGAAGGAAATTTCCAGTCATCCATTAATAAAAACTCAAACTCTGTTCCAAGAACGCAAACCCATTATACGTAATTCATATTTCATAGCAGAGACTTTCTACCAGCATACACTGCCTTTTTGTAGAAAGAGAAAGGGAACAGCTACAGCTTGGATTGCCCACAAGCTCAGGCATCATCATACTACTACCACTATTGTTTACTTTAAATTATTATTCTTCTTGTTCTTCGTCTTCATGGAAGGCCGTCTCTGCTTTTTCTACTACTGCTGCTCTCATTTGCAGGTGCAGGGGTCGCAGGTGCAATTGTCTCCGCATTTGCATCCTCCGTTCTCCGCTCCCACCCCCATCTCAGATCCTCCAAAGTAACTGCAAATTTATcgttattatcatcattatttgcTTTAATTAGTCAAGTATAGAAGATAAATCTGCATATGATTTTACAATTATTATGACTATTAATTAATAATTGCTGTTAATGGCAGAATTAATTTCAGGAGAATGGGCCACATACGCCTTCCCGGTGGGTGCGACGCCGACGATCAGAGTCTCGGTGGTGGTGGTCTCCGTGTAGCTCAGGTCAGGGTACATCCCGCACCTGCAAACATCATCATCAAATAATTTCagatattatatttaaattcacagAATTTATAATCGTAGGTAAGAAATTACTCTCTGGGGTGCCCAGAAAATTGAGAGCCCAACAAATACATGTAAACTACAGATCAAAAAACTACTACGCCAGGACGCCGAATTAAAGTAGGCAGATCATGCTCTGTTCAACCggctaaaattaaatttaaaaatcacataaaaaaagaggaaaaaggagaaaaaaataaaaaaataaaaacttcaaGGAACATCTTATGGCAAAGCATGTCTGTTTTCAGAAAGTTGGAACTAAAGAACGGAAATATAGAAACTATTTTTCTTCTCGAAACTGCTTTAGGAGACGGCgattttcctttttccctttctttGGGGGCATAACGACACGCGAAAACATTTCCCAACCTATACTGTTGATTTTGCAGGAGTGGAGCCGCGATAGTCGCACCAAACCAGCCACCACCTTTGACACCGAAGATCGGCGGTCGCCTACTCTGCAGATATTGCTAAAACAGCGGCCACCTTCTTTGAATTTTGCTGCTCCCCCCTcctgtatgtatatatatatatatatatatatatatatatatatatatatatgtgggttGCAGTGAGGCAAATGTGCAATGTGTGTAGTGTGCTGAGAGTGCAGAGAGAAAGGCAGTGAGGTGTGTTGCAAAGAGAGTTGTATGTGTAGTGTGCAGAGAAGTGCAGAGAGCAaagagttgtggtgagagagtAGAGTTGAGTATGCCTTCTCCTCCTTATAATAtttctcccagtttatagtgcaGTTGTGTGTGCTTCCGTGaacgtaggtcagtttggaccgaaccacgtaaattcagTGTTCCATTGTGATTGTGTGTGCTTGTTTATTTTTCTAGTGCGATTGTCGCTCCAGGTCTTATTCCCCAACATATACGACAAAGGCTGAAACGATCGGACCAAGAATTTTCCTAAAGATATTTTCCATCGAAACAAACAGAGATTAATCCTCCGTTAGTCGCAGAAAAGTggaaaacatataataataataataataataataataataataataaacaagaagAGGCAAAAAATTCGAAAACACGAGGATTTTCTCCTCTCCTCCATTAGGCAAgaaagtaaaacaaaaaaaaattaaacgaaAGAAGTTATCCGCTAGAACGAAACCAAAATTAATTAAGCAGGGGAATTTACCCAGTGCAGCCGCTGCCACACTTGCAGCCGGAGCTACAGCCACAGTTTCCTCCACAGCACGACATCTTAAGAGATCGAGAGAGATCAAACGAGAAATGGATATGAAGAAGATTTCTGCAACTCAAGCGACCAAAACATACAACAGAACGATTTGTTTGAGGAAGACGATGACGTCCCTTTATAGGCAgttggggagagagagagggtggctCTGCACCGTTCACGTTTCGGAATCGCAGCGGCACAGTGAGCCTCGCATGAGTGTCGGTCCAATGTGCATCAGCGCTCATCGCTTCTAGTCAAGCTTCTTCAATCTTATACATTTAatgtttttaataaataaaatggagagcctttttaattttttagtttttttaagtatgtgaaatgtttaaaaaaagttaaaataaataa
This window contains:
- the LOC131159760 gene encoding metallothionein-like protein type 2, which codes for MSADAHWTDTHARLTVPLRFRNVNGAEPPSLSPQLPIKGRHRLPQTNRSVVCFGRLSCRNLLHIHFSFDLSRSLKMSCCGGNCGCSSGCKCGSGCTGCGMYPDLSYTETTTTETLIVGVAPTGKAYFGGSEMGVGAENGGCKCGDNCTCDPCTCK